The Macaca fascicularis isolate 582-1 chromosome 11, T2T-MFA8v1.1 genome includes a region encoding these proteins:
- the SMIM10L1 gene encoding small integral membrane protein 10-like protein 1: protein MAPPAAQSSLAVRASSPAAAPTSYGVFCKGLSRTLLAFFELAWQLRMNFPYFYVAGSVILNIRLQVHI from the coding sequence ATGGCCCCCCCGGCGGCTCAGTCTTCCTTGGCCGTCAGGGCCTCAAGCCCGGCCGCGGCCCCCACCTCGTACGGCGTCTTCTGCAAGGGGCTCTCCCGCACCCTGCTCGCCTTCTTCGAGCTGGCCTGGCAGCTGCGCATGAACTTCCCGTACTTCTACGTCGCGGGCTCGGTGATCCTCAACATCCGATTGCAGGTACACATTTAG